TCGCCGTTTGTTGAGGATCTTTTTATAAATAACACTAAAAATTCACACGAGGACACACGAGGCACACTTTTGAAAAAGTCTGCAATGCTGCTCTTGATACATTTAGAGGTCATCTCTCAACCGTGTTATGGAAGTCGTTCCCGGAATATTGACTAGTCAGCTTAAACCACTAGAGCATCAATTAAACATACAAGAGCCGGATGAGAGAAGAGTTGTTCAAGAGGAAGGAGCAGATTCCATCCTTCATTCACTTGACGTCAGattcaataaaataatcacaaaTAAGGGAATAGTTCTTATAATGGATAACAGAAGCTGGTTTAACAGTGATCCAACTATTAAGCTAAAAGCTATTGAAGATAGCACCAATAACCCATTTAAGGGCTTAATGAGAGAAGAGATTTAAGTATATGCAAGTGGCTAATTCTATCCTGACTCTTTTCGAGCAGTTAGAAAACCTATTCAGAGGTCTACGAATGGCTCCTCAATATATAGAAGGGAGTCGTGGAGGTGTCAGTAAATTTTGTTATCTGgttaatacttttttttctgcaataaGAGCATACATTTCTGGTGTACTTCGAATATAGCAAAATACGGTAAAAAAGATCGATCATTTTTTGGAAATCGGAGCGTAGCAATGTACACCATTTTTAGACAGGAACCCGTAAACATTTATGTTAAATCAAATAGTTTTTCTCTTTGATTTGCTTTGCTGTTAACACACGTTTGCTTTACTGTATATTTCGCTCATAGTAggaatcagaaaaaaaacaatatttgatTATACTCCTCATCGTAAGAGGTCTACATGGAACTTCTGAAGGATTAGCGATATGGctaatgtgtttgtttgctttttatttttagctcacTTTCGAATATTGGTCCTACGGCAGTAGCAACAGCTCCTATTGCAGATTTTTCAATGGATACTACATCAATTACAACGGCTGCCGAGCCCAAGTCAAGTGGCACACAGTTCATTGGACGTAACATTTTTCGCCGGCGTAAAGAGTCACAAAAGAATACAAAAGCTCTTTTAGCGAAAGAAAGCTCTACAGTAGCTACTATGGCTACGGACAACTTGGCAAATGTGAAAACGGCTACAGGCAATAATTTTATAGAGTCATTATCATCTTCCAAGGAAACGGCGCCAACGGCAACGGTCACTTTATCGAATGGTGGAACGACATCGTTTCAAAAACCCAGTGCAGCAGATGAACAATTAAAGGAGCGCATTCGGACTTTAGGCTTGAATTTTTTTGCTGACGACTTCGAAGGAGTCACGGTGTCGCGGACGCGATGTCTATCATGTGAAACAGTTACTGAGCAGAAAGAAACCATGATCGATATTGCAATTCCAATCACAAGTAACGAAATAAGTGATGCTGCTAAGAATCCTCAACAATTTTATCAGGTAATGCACATTATCGGCATGGGAAAGAAATGGCATGAGTTTTACGATATAAATTACGTTGTGTTATTTCACAGGATGCATGTATTACACAAGAGTATTTTAGGACTGATAATAAGTATCGTTGCGAAGTGTGCTCCAGATATACCGAGGCATGTCGCACAATTTCGTTTGATATTCTACCACGGCTGTTAGTTTTGCAGCTAAAACGATTCAATGGTGACATGGAGAAAATCAACACCTATATTCCCACGCCCTTTGTACTACAATGCTTTTGTCGAGAATGCTTTGGAAAAGCAGACAGTGAAAAGAGACACATCTATAGATTGTACAGCGTTATAACGCATGTTGGCGCGCGTATGTCGGTTGGACACTATATTGCATATACCAGCGCTCTTGACATCCCACTGCAATACATTAATTGTGTAAAAGATCGCCAACGAAAGCAAGTTCTACTTGATACAACAACATCACTTGCTGATTCGCTCTCCAACGCCGAAGGTGTGTGCTCTAACGGCAGCGTGTGTACGAAAAATCAAAGTGTCGTGAGTGAGAAAAGTGCATCCGGTCAATTAAAAAAGCTGTTTGGAGGCAAAAAGGCATCGAGCGCTGGTGATGTTAGTAAAAAGTTGAAGAATAACGTAATCAATCGATTCTCCCCTAGCAATGGCATAGAAGCGCTGCATCTTTACGAAAATTCCGTTATACCCGTCGATAAGCCAACCATCAGAGCTGGATCTAATGATAATTTATACAGTATCCATCATAACAACATCATTCCTAATCTCCTCCATCATCATGTCGCTGGTGATTTTCCAATCAACGGGATCAGTGGTGCGGGAAATGGTGGTAAATCATTAAATTTGATGAATGATTCGTCTTGCCAAAGCGTTGGATGCTGTGCTGTGATGTCCGCAAAACAATCGGTGGCTAACAATAGACTCCCACCCAACGACTGTGGGAGCAACAATAGTggtgatgttttattactttctgAAAATTCACGCAAAAATAGTAGTCATAATTTATCGTCCATGTCGTCGTCGGGATCAATGTTAGCAGCATCATGCGGCGCTAACTGTACCACCAATCATCACAACTTTAATTCGTCTAGCATCGTGAATGGTGATAATGCACGATCTGGCGTGTTAACAGCGACGAGTTGTCAATCGTCGACTTGCTCTACGAAATCGATGCTTGATCGCGTTGCTGCCGGTGGTAACAGTGAACTCAGTGCTGGAAATAACACGACTCGAGGAGGCCTGCCTGCTTGTCAGCAGCAGCTAATGTGGTACATGTGTGacgatgataaaataaaaattatgacGCAGCTTGAATTTGAGGAAATACTTTCCCCTAATCGGCGTCATGTGATAACACCATATCTATTATTTTATGCGCGTTATGACGTTCAACAGAAACAAGAATCAGAGCTGGAGCAGGAGCAGGAATCGCATAACCAACACAACCATCAACAACCACAATCTCCATCGTTGCAACAGCAAAACTACCACccgcagcaccaacagcagcaacaacagcagcagcatcaacagcaacaacagcaacaagaaCAACAGCATAAAATCCGCAAAACAGGTACAAAACGTTTACCTACTCCAATGAAATCAGCTACAATCTCAGTCTAAACAAGTTCGAAAACATAGCATACAAATCGGAGGCCGATATAAAAGTACTCAACGTAAATGCATGATCCAGATTATAGTTTTAAACAATACCTGATGTAATAATTAATCGCAGGTATCTTTCTTATATCCAAGTCTTGCGTGTTGCGCAAATTTACACTTACGTGAACAGCTGATTCTAAATTAAGCTTATTGAGTGTGCAGAGGATTGTAAAGATTGTGCGATTCAGAGAAGCAATTGTTAGATAAACTGCTTTGAATAGGAATGAGAAGCaatgttcaatttatttaaaagttaataaaaatctgatgtataaaaaatcaaaaatattttagttcttttcttttttttaatttgacaCAGTTACTGGTGGTATCTTCAGCCATCCAGAGGCTAGGTGTGCTTACAATCTCTGCCACATGTATAGTGCATGGGCGCGTCTCGAAAAGCAATGCTGCTTTCTATTGAGACTGCagccaatttattatttttttttcgatttcttcaTATAAACGAATTAACGTTGGATAAATAATGGTGTATATTTGATATCTCATTGCATtcctcaacaaaaaaattgttacATTATCGACTGTCATAAAACATATTGTTGAAACAGTGATGTGCATACCGTCATTGGCTGCATTTTCCTTGACAGTTTACAAGCCGTAATTCTCTGCATTAAAGGTCAATCACACTATATCGTatcaattttgaattttccattaataaaaatgtttctaGTATTATACCAACGAATTATCGAATCCTTAGCATTTAGTGTTAATAGATACGTTAAAAAGGCTTCTGGGATAAATGGGTATAAAATCGATGATAAGTACTACGCGCTAGTTGTATATGGTAATTGTACATGTTCAGTCTAAAGGTCAACGTTTTCGAATAACTTCAGGACATTGATCGTAGTGTTTGCAGAGCGTGCAGTCAAAATCCGCAACAGTCGTGTCATTTTGTCCAAGTTCGTCACAATCCATCTGTTGTTCGTTTGAGCCGTTTCTAGCGCTTGCTTTACGCTTTGAGTAGCCTTTTCAAAAATGGACGcctttttttcgatcaaatcGGTTAGCTCTTGAAGCTCCTTCGTTGATGACATTTGCTCCGCAAGGGGTTTAATGTATCGTGAAAGACGGGACGTGTCTGGACTCAAGCTGGGAATTAGCGAAGAGAAATGTGGCATGATAATTGAAACTTGCGGTAACACAGAGCACCTCATAAGGCAGCCCAGAAGATACTTACTAATTGTAAATGTCATCCACCCGTTCCAGGAAGAAGATCTTGGTTAAATTAAAGCCCACTTCGCTCTTGGAAACACCGCTGAAAAGAAGCGTCGCGTCCTGCTTCCGCACGCCGGATGTGCTATTGAGCGACCAGCCCAGGAATCGATTCAGGAGCCAAACTTCGCGCGTACAGCCTAGTGCCCCTATGATGAGGTTCTTTTCCGACCCAACGTTGCTTTGCAAGTAGCGCTTCCAGAGGAAACTCCACTGCGCTTCCTTACCCATGCGAATTGCGTTGCAGTAGACAACTGGACGCAGGTTTACGGGGACAGGATTGTCGACGTCGGGGTTAGTTTCATTCATCCAGCGAGCGAACAGCTGTACGGAACGATCGATACAGTCACCGACTTCAAATCGGCACGACCAGGACGCTATCAAAACCACCTGCTTAATCGCGTCCAGCCGATCGATGGTCGGTTTCGCCGTGTCATTAAACACATCCAACCGAAGATAGATGGGCTCCAATATGTACTGTATATAGGCTTGGAAAATGGGGTAAACGGGAGTACGCTTAAGAAGCCGATTTACGTTATTCAAATTAGATAATGCCGATTTCCAAGGTATGTACTCGGGTTC
This genomic interval from Anopheles nili chromosome X, idAnoNiliSN_F5_01, whole genome shotgun sequence contains the following:
- the LOC128728375 gene encoding uncharacterized protein LOC128728375; its protein translation is MFQHYLPTSVITSHGISSNSCYNKCDSAPVDAIAIITKEVNNMVTHNMNNSLATLCNIGNSCYMNSVLYTLRFAPNFTHNLHHLVEFLELVLHKSNAEKKCLVEHNQYQQNHVAVQSTKPKSSSLGRNISGLHGASGHSWSNKDLISLESNSANGYDTSANHTTVVSSGGGSGVLSDINTSDKSAASKHHAAVLNGNAIGTAYSNCSANIANNVRESETNVTGSGIKSNRQLVCEILHELFHNLARNETSDIIEPFHAGGLLQAVQNVSTTFEGNQQQDAHEFLMCLLDSVRESCHTLNEILLENPEVLKNSSLSNIGPTAVATAPIADFSMDTTSITTAAEPKSSGTQFIGRNIFRRRKESQKNTKALLAKESSTVATMATDNLANVKTATGNNFIESLSSSKETAPTATVTLSNGGTTSFQKPSAADEQLKERIRTLGLNFFADDFEGVTVSRTRCLSCETVTEQKETMIDIAIPITSNEISDAAKNPQQFYQDACITQEYFRTDNKYRCEVCSRYTEACRTISFDILPRLLVLQLKRFNGDMEKINTYIPTPFVLQCFCRECFGKADSEKRHIYRLYSVITHVGARMSVGHYIAYTSALDIPLQYINCVKDRQRKQVLLDTTTSLADSLSNAEGVCSNGSVCTKNQSVVSEKSASGQLKKLFGGKKASSAGDVSKKLKNNVINRFSPSNGIEALHLYENSVIPVDKPTIRAGSNDNLYSIHHNNIIPNLLHHHVAGDFPINGISGAGNGGKSLNLMNDSSCQSVGCCAVMSAKQSVANNRLPPNDCGSNNSGDVLLLSENSRKNSSHNLSSMSSSGSMLAASCGANCTTNHHNFNSSSIVNGDNARSGVLTATSCQSSTCSTKSMLDRVAAGGNSELSAGNNTTRGGLPACQQQLMWYMCDDDKIKIMTQLEFEEILSPNRRHVITPYLLFYARYDVQQKQESELEQEQESHNQHNHQQPQSPSLQQQNYHPQHQQHYNLSLNKFENIAYKSEADIKVLNVNA